A region from the Streptosporangium sp. NBC_01756 genome encodes:
- a CDS encoding GntR family transcriptional regulator, with protein sequence MTVDQLDSTPLWEQLAEILRQRIRAGDLEPRQVLPSESQLQQEHGVARGTVRRAMRALGEQGWTVTIQGRGTFVAERENWPAES encoded by the coding sequence ATGACGGTCGACCAACTCGATTCGACGCCCCTGTGGGAGCAGCTCGCCGAGATCCTGCGTCAGCGGATCCGCGCCGGCGACCTCGAACCCCGCCAGGTGCTCCCCTCCGAGTCGCAGCTGCAGCAGGAGCACGGCGTGGCCCGCGGCACGGTGCGCCGCGCCATGCGGGCTCTCGGCGAGCAGGGGTGGACGGTCACGATCCAAGGCCGCGGGACGTTCGTCGCCGAGCGGGAGAACTGGCCGGCCGAGTCGTAA
- a CDS encoding DUF2637 domain-containing protein, with amino-acid sequence MIRFATTVVVLLLAAVAAVVSYRHAYEVVVLNGESGLTAYLVPLTIDGAIFASSMVLLDAARRGLPVPALARWTLALGILATLAANVAHGWAHGPVGAIVAAWPAVALVLSYELLMGMIRRGVAPEGVSGDTLERIETPPAAEPGTADAPVDVPPVEPVPAAPALSPAPMPVLTPAPDELFPVAADRYATEIAEGQAPALSRLKRELRIGQPRAAKVKAYLDQLAEAKPTSVVRGQNAVEDRTPVPAAPSRKITEDEEALRVMDLAVKFTKENPPTEADLEADGLDETAKFIVRKAWNMPDPKRPAEDVERPWDGPWGDEPTDEELTAGMTPAEVFAGPPIKVLRQQWREREWRNRTAAMNGHSSTSA; translated from the coding sequence ATGATCCGCTTCGCTACGACCGTCGTCGTGCTGCTCCTGGCGGCCGTCGCCGCGGTGGTGTCCTACCGCCACGCCTACGAGGTGGTTGTCCTCAACGGCGAGTCCGGTCTGACCGCCTACCTGGTTCCGCTGACGATCGACGGGGCGATCTTCGCCTCTTCGATGGTCCTGCTCGACGCTGCCCGCCGGGGCCTGCCGGTCCCTGCGTTGGCGCGGTGGACGCTCGCTCTGGGCATCCTGGCCACCCTCGCGGCGAACGTGGCTCACGGGTGGGCTCACGGTCCGGTCGGCGCGATCGTCGCCGCGTGGCCGGCCGTCGCCCTCGTTCTGTCCTACGAGCTGCTGATGGGGATGATTCGCCGCGGAGTCGCACCCGAGGGTGTCAGCGGTGACACCCTCGAAAGGATCGAGACGCCCCCCGCGGCTGAGCCGGGTACGGCTGATGCCCCTGTGGACGTGCCGCCGGTCGAGCCCGTACCCGCCGCACCTGCGCTGTCACCTGCGCCGATGCCGGTTCTCACACCCGCGCCTGACGAGCTGTTCCCGGTGGCCGCAGACAGGTACGCGACCGAGATCGCCGAGGGACAGGCGCCTGCGCTGAGCCGTCTGAAGCGGGAACTGCGCATCGGCCAGCCCCGCGCTGCGAAGGTCAAGGCGTACCTCGACCAGCTCGCCGAAGCGAAGCCGACCTCGGTCGTCCGAGGACAGAACGCCGTCGAGGACAGAACCCCGGTCCCCGCCGCTCCCTCACGGAAGATCACCGAGGATGAGGAAGCGCTGCGCGTCATGGATCTCGCTGTGAAGTTCACGAAGGAGAACCCGCCGACTGAGGCCGACCTGGAGGCGGACGGCCTGGACGAGACGGCCAAGTTCATCGTCCGCAAGGCGTGGAACATGCCTGACCCGAAGCGACCCGCCGAGGACGTCGAGCGGCCGTGGGACGGCCCTTGGGGCGACGAGCCGACCGATGAGGAGCTGACCGCGGGCATGACGCCTGCCGAGGTCTTCGCCGGGCCTCCGATCAAGGTCCTTCGGCAGCAGTGGCGGGAACGCGAGTGGCGGAACCGCACCGCCGCGATGAACGGCCACAGCTCGACCTCTGCCTGA
- a CDS encoding DUF6907 domain-containing protein, which produces MSETVPTSTPCPPWCTHEHKPGDDFHAAFLFNGPPSVLLLQTDENGAFPEGNVRIIYPRGDYRGLMEIKPTIAADFGDVLNALTIQNAGDFAAALLRTQKLIEPQEWEVAGNAEGDAR; this is translated from the coding sequence GTGTCTGAGACCGTACCGACTTCCACCCCGTGCCCGCCATGGTGCACGCACGAGCACAAGCCCGGCGATGACTTCCACGCCGCGTTCCTCTTCAATGGCCCGCCGTCCGTGCTGCTCCTCCAGACCGACGAGAACGGCGCGTTCCCCGAGGGGAACGTGCGGATCATCTACCCCAGGGGCGACTACCGCGGGCTGATGGAGATCAAGCCGACGATCGCGGCCGACTTCGGCGACGTCCTCAACGCGCTGACGATCCAGAACGCGGGCGACTTCGCCGCGGCGCTGCTGCGCACTCAGAAGCTGATCGAGCCCCAGGAGTGGGAAGTGGCCGGAAACGCCGAGGGAGACGCCCGATGA
- a CDS encoding DUF6907 domain-containing protein, translated as MHNLSDIIRLTADQLDGIACIRCAATDAPMTPAGTGEHGQLFECTSHIAGCNLNLAKDSLSPAQRNGRACVQCGASDSILKPAGVLLDVKVVECENHAWERDAAANPPTWLAAPCPTWCTEQHRATDHPEDRQHMSVIHGTDLLTMDFENFGTAARPEYRPNALMADLVQGYREVEPRVCLIDSADKGTAYYLSLVEVEEFAAHLLRLVAEGRGQSDPS; from the coding sequence GTGCACAACCTTAGCGACATCATCAGGCTCACCGCCGACCAGCTCGACGGCATCGCCTGTATCCGCTGCGCCGCAACCGACGCCCCGATGACCCCTGCGGGGACCGGCGAGCACGGGCAGCTTTTCGAGTGCACCTCCCACATCGCGGGTTGCAACCTGAACCTCGCGAAGGACAGCCTGTCCCCCGCTCAGCGCAACGGCCGGGCGTGCGTGCAGTGCGGCGCCTCCGACAGCATCCTCAAGCCCGCCGGCGTCCTGCTCGACGTCAAGGTCGTCGAGTGCGAGAACCACGCCTGGGAGCGGGACGCCGCCGCGAACCCGCCGACCTGGCTCGCCGCACCGTGCCCCACCTGGTGCACCGAGCAGCACCGGGCCACCGACCACCCCGAAGACCGCCAGCACATGAGCGTCATTCACGGCACTGACCTGCTGACCATGGACTTCGAGAACTTCGGTACGGCCGCCAGGCCGGAGTACCGCCCCAACGCGCTGATGGCCGACCTCGTGCAGGGCTACCGGGAGGTCGAGCCGCGCGTCTGCCTCATCGACTCCGCCGACAAGGGCACCGCCTACTACCTGTCGCTGGTCGAGGTCGAGGAGTTCGCCGCTCACCTGCTGCGGCTCGTCGCCGAGGGCCGCGGCCAGTCCGACCCCTCTTAG